In Aphelocoma coerulescens isolate FSJ_1873_10779 chromosome 3, UR_Acoe_1.0, whole genome shotgun sequence, a single window of DNA contains:
- the GDF7 gene encoding growth/differentiation factor 7 has protein sequence MRLRAAAAALCLCLLGACRLRRGLEAAAVRGPSAAAPQRPSAAAPSSASSSSAAAASPFSSPPRRDGALRNGTVVPHHYMVALYQRLAARRAPGRRADTVTGFAERARSDASPSAFEQRYLFDISSLPEAEEVTGAELRILRSLPENRSLALSPEGTFHHLLLATCPSRDGEEPRLLDSRAADILDTGSSRWEVFDVWEALRDHRQRSLSGKLLCFLLRIVLDQSGQLLPPWQLGFGKPQPQPHERALLVAFSRTQRKENLFKEIRDKIKALGSPRFLEPPDPGQEVYPKRRKRRTTIAARSGGRGHGKKAKTRCSRKPLHVNFKELGWDDWIIAPLDYEAYHCEGVCDFPLRSHLEPTNHAIIQTLMNSMDPESTPPSCCVPSKLSPISILYIDSGNNVVYKQYEDMVVETCGCR, from the exons ATGCGcctccgcgccgccgccgccgccctctgcctctgcctgctgggcGCCTGCCGCCTCCGCCGCGGGCTGGAGGCCGCCGCCGTGCGCGGCCCGTCAGCGGCCGCTCCCCAGCGACCCTCGGCAGCCgcgccttcctccgcctcctcctcctccgccgccgccgcctcccccttctcctccccgCCGCGGAGGGACGGGGCTCTCCGCAACGGCACGGTGGTGCCGCATCACTACATGGTGGCCCTGTACCAGCGCCTggccgcccgccgcgcccccggCCGCCGCGCCGACACCGTGACGGGCTTCGCGGAGCGGGCGCGCAGCG ATGCCTCCCCATCTGCCTTTGAGCAGCGATACCTCTTTGACATCTCCAGCCTGCCTGAGGCAGAGGAGGTGACGGGCGCAGAGCTGCGGATTCTGCGCTCCCTCCCTGAAAACCGGAGCTTGGCCCTGTCCCCCGAAGGCAccttccaccacctcctcctggcCACCTGCCCCAGCCGGGACGGCGAGGAGCCCCGGCTGCTGGACTCCAGGGCTGCAGACATTTTGGACACGGGCTCCTCCAGATGGGAGGTGTTTGATGTCTGGGAGGCCTTGCGAGATCACAGGCAGAGATCGCTCTCGGGAAAACTGCTGTGCTTCCTGCTGAGGATTGTCTTGGATCAGtcggggcagctcctgcccccctGGCAGCTGGGGTTCGGCAAACCCCAGCCACAGCCCCATGAACGAGCCCTGCTCGTGGCCTTCTCCCGCACCCAGAGGAAAGAGAACCTCTTCAAGGAGATTCGGGATAAGATCAaggccctgggcagcccccgCTTCCTGGAGCCCCCCGATCCTGGCCAGGAGGTGTATcccaagaggaggaagaggaggaccaCCATTGCCGCCCGGTCTGGGGGCAGAGGCCATGGGAAGAAGGCGAAGACCCGCTGCAGCAGGAAGCCCCTGCACGTGAACTTcaaggagctgggctgggatgaCTGGATAATCGCCCCCCTGGATTACGAGGCGTATCACTGCGAGGGGGTCTGCGACTTCCCCCTGCGCTCCCACCTGGAGCCCACCAACCACGCCATTATCCAGACCCTGATGAACTCCATGGACCCGGAGTCCACCCCCCCGAGCTGCTGCGTGCCCTCCAAGCTCAGCCCCATCAGCATCCTCTATATAGACTCCGGGAACAATGTGGTTTACAAACAGTACGAGGACATGGTCGTGGAGACATGTGGCTGCAGGTAG